In the Streptomyces sp. 840.1 genome, one interval contains:
- a CDS encoding phosphopentomutase, with translation MAKTVIVVIDGFGVGAMPDAGSLRPGDLTADTCGHVLDHCRAAFGRPLRLPVLGALGLGLVHQHPDLVRRTHLPVAAGRAALGYPGADTFAGHQTMMGADFSRVTVARLADHLDEVSDALTAAGHRVERLDGRPLLVVDGAVLVHDNLEADPGINWNASGRLDDLPFDGPGGILAVARTVRNVAPVARVIAVGGHADGPLRDFVRPGDGGTVGLDTPATGFYRNGGLQVQHLGAPLDHTRQLPELAARAGIPVTLVGKAADILVCEAATRHPAVATADVLSYTLDAVRAEGDALVVANVQETDLAGHQQDTERYGQLLEQVDAGLAGLVALLADHGDRLIVTGDHGNDPTIGHAHHTREYVPVLIHRPGADGVELLPDAHSLADVGATAALSLALDPEGLAGGTPLHTGRRAA, from the coding sequence ATGGCCAAGACCGTCATTGTCGTCATCGACGGATTCGGCGTCGGCGCCATGCCCGACGCGGGCAGCCTGCGCCCCGGCGACCTCACCGCCGACACCTGCGGACACGTACTCGACCACTGCCGCGCCGCGTTCGGGCGGCCGTTGCGCCTGCCGGTGCTCGGGGCGCTGGGGCTCGGCCTCGTCCACCAGCATCCGGACCTGGTGCGACGCACGCATCTGCCCGTCGCCGCGGGCAGGGCCGCGCTCGGCTATCCGGGCGCCGACACCTTCGCGGGCCACCAGACCATGATGGGCGCCGACTTCAGCCGGGTGACGGTGGCCCGGCTCGCCGACCACCTGGACGAGGTGTCCGACGCGCTCACGGCGGCCGGTCACCGGGTCGAGCGCCTGGACGGCAGGCCGCTGCTCGTGGTCGACGGGGCGGTCCTGGTCCACGACAACCTGGAGGCCGATCCCGGCATCAACTGGAACGCCTCGGGCCGCCTGGACGACCTCCCGTTCGACGGGCCCGGCGGAATCCTCGCCGTCGCCCGCACCGTGCGCAACGTGGCCCCGGTCGCGCGGGTCATCGCGGTCGGCGGCCACGCGGACGGCCCGCTCCGCGACTTCGTCCGCCCCGGCGACGGGGGGACGGTCGGGCTCGACACCCCCGCCACCGGCTTCTACCGCAACGGGGGCCTCCAGGTGCAGCACCTGGGCGCCCCGCTCGACCACACCCGCCAGCTCCCCGAGCTGGCGGCACGGGCCGGGATCCCGGTCACCCTGGTGGGCAAGGCGGCCGACATCCTGGTGTGCGAGGCGGCCACCCGCCATCCGGCCGTCGCCACGGCCGACGTCCTGTCGTACACCCTGGACGCGGTACGCGCCGAGGGCGACGCCCTCGTGGTCGCGAACGTCCAGGAGACGGACCTGGCAGGGCATCAGCAGGACACGGAGCGGTACGGACAGCTGCTGGAACAGGTGGATGCCGGGCTCGCCGGGCTCGTGGCACTGCTCGCTGACCACGGCGACCGGCTGATCGTCACCGGCGACCACGGCAACGACCCCACGATCGGTCACGCCCACCACACCCGGGAGTACGTCCCGGTGCTGATCCACCGGCCCGGCGCGGACGGCGTGGAACTCCTCCCGGACGCGCACAGCCTGGCGGACGTGGGCGCGACGGCCGCCCTGTCGCTGGCGCTGGACCCGGAGGGCCTCGCCGGCGGCACTCCGCTGCACACGGGCCGCCGCGCCGCCTGA
- a CDS encoding alanine racemase, with protein MFLDTVLTRNPGLVDAAAALHRNGDIPPDTYVVDLDAVEANAALLAAEAGRLGISLWFVVKQLGRNPELIRAIARHIPRSAAIDPAEARTLHAAGARPGNLGHLVQIPRRALPEMLAWRPETVTVFDLANARAVSDAARELGFVQPVLIRLAGAEGDVYPGQEGGVPLERLDAFAKEAEALDGIRIAGVTAFPCVLCDPATGVPAATPNFGLAIRARELLAARGHHDLKLSAPSATSMASLPLLAELGATHGEPGHALTGTTPLHAVDPAQPEQPAYVYVSEVAHTLDDGRPAIFGGGFYSRAHIRSALLPRTGVRLGVQDAPAENIDYYRLLEAPGRAADARVGDTALLAFRTQIFVTRSTVAVVSGLASGAPRLNGLYDAHGRAL; from the coding sequence GTGTTCCTCGACACCGTACTCACCCGCAATCCCGGGCTCGTGGACGCAGCGGCCGCGCTGCACCGGAACGGCGACATCCCGCCCGACACCTACGTCGTCGACCTGGACGCCGTCGAGGCCAACGCCGCGCTGCTCGCGGCCGAGGCCGGCCGCCTGGGCATCAGCCTCTGGTTCGTCGTCAAGCAGCTGGGCCGCAACCCCGAACTGATCCGGGCCATCGCCCGGCACATCCCCCGCTCGGCCGCCATCGACCCGGCGGAGGCCCGTACCCTGCACGCCGCCGGGGCGCGGCCCGGCAACCTCGGGCACCTGGTCCAGATCCCGCGGCGCGCGCTGCCCGAGATGCTGGCCTGGCGTCCGGAGACCGTGACGGTCTTTGACCTGGCCAACGCCCGTGCCGTCTCGGACGCGGCCCGCGAACTGGGCTTCGTCCAGCCCGTCCTGATCCGGCTCGCAGGCGCCGAGGGCGACGTCTACCCCGGCCAGGAGGGCGGCGTGCCGCTCGAGCGTCTGGACGCCTTCGCCAAGGAGGCCGAAGCGCTGGACGGCATCCGGATCGCGGGCGTTACCGCCTTCCCCTGCGTGCTGTGCGACCCGGCGACGGGCGTGCCCGCCGCGACCCCCAACTTCGGCCTGGCGATCCGGGCCCGAGAACTGCTGGCCGCGCGCGGGCACCACGACCTCAAGCTCAGCGCCCCCAGCGCCACCTCGATGGCGTCCCTCCCGCTGCTCGCCGAACTGGGAGCGACCCACGGCGAGCCCGGCCACGCCCTCACCGGCACGACCCCGCTGCACGCCGTCGATCCGGCCCAGCCCGAGCAGCCCGCGTACGTGTACGTGAGCGAGGTCGCCCACACCCTCGACGACGGCCGTCCCGCGATATTCGGCGGCGGCTTCTACAGCCGTGCGCACATCCGCAGCGCCCTCCTGCCGCGCACGGGCGTCCGCCTGGGCGTGCAGGACGCGCCCGCCGAGAACATCGACTACTACCGGCTGCTCGAAGCGCCCGGCCGCGCGGCGGACGCCCGGGTCGGGGACACCGCGCTGCTCGCCTTCCGTACCCAGATCTTCGTCACCCGCTCGACCGTCGCCGTCGTCTCCGGGCTCGCCTCGGGCGCCCCCCGGCTGAACGGGCTCTACGACGCACACGGCCGAGCCCTGTAA
- a CDS encoding aminotransferase class V-fold PLP-dependent enzyme gives MSPVPPVLPVTHPLATVGLDDAVTRQFRLLEATAAHFEGQQLFSSDAGVVPGLGRPRTTARVEAVLADFFGAQDAAFVQGAGTGAIRAALNAAVRAGDPLLIHRAPVYRTTEVTLRGIGVDTVEADFNDGAALREALASGRFLWAYIQHTRQRLADSYDPAGVIAACRAAGVRTIVDDNYAVMRTPAAGVELGADASCFSLFKLHGPEGVGLVVGAGDLVEHVRRDNYSGGGQVQGHQALDALRALTHVPVMWSVQSRVGAEVAQRLAAGEVDGVAEVRIANAQDRCLLVRLDRPVAAGLPAVAARFGAAPYPVGSNSRYEIAPLFYRMSSSALDDSPELADWTVRINPMRAGADLVIDILRRSLAALDDPKDD, from the coding sequence ATGAGCCCCGTACCTCCCGTCCTTCCCGTCACACACCCGCTGGCGACCGTCGGTCTGGACGACGCCGTCACCCGGCAGTTCCGGCTGCTGGAGGCCACCGCCGCGCACTTCGAGGGCCAGCAGCTGTTCTCGTCCGACGCGGGCGTCGTCCCCGGTCTGGGCCGGCCGCGCACCACCGCCCGGGTGGAGGCCGTGCTGGCGGACTTCTTCGGGGCGCAGGACGCCGCCTTCGTCCAGGGCGCGGGCACCGGCGCGATCCGGGCCGCCCTCAACGCCGCCGTGCGGGCGGGCGACCCGCTGCTCATCCACCGCGCCCCGGTCTACCGCACCACCGAGGTCACCCTGCGGGGCATCGGCGTGGACACCGTCGAGGCCGACTTCAACGACGGCGCGGCGCTGCGCGAGGCCCTGGCCTCCGGCCGGTTCCTGTGGGCGTACATCCAGCACACGCGTCAGCGGCTCGCGGACTCCTACGATCCGGCCGGAGTCATCGCGGCCTGCCGGGCCGCCGGGGTCCGCACGATCGTCGACGACAACTACGCCGTGATGCGCACGCCCGCCGCCGGTGTGGAGCTGGGGGCCGACGCCTCCTGCTTCTCCCTCTTCAAGCTGCACGGCCCGGAGGGCGTCGGTCTCGTCGTCGGCGCCGGCGACCTGGTCGAGCACGTCCGCCGCGACAACTACTCCGGCGGCGGGCAGGTCCAGGGCCATCAGGCGCTCGACGCCCTGCGCGCCCTCACCCACGTGCCCGTGATGTGGTCCGTGCAGTCGCGGGTGGGCGCCGAGGTCGCGCAGCGGCTGGCGGCCGGCGAGGTGGACGGGGTGGCCGAGGTGCGCATCGCCAACGCCCAGGACCGCTGCCTGCTCGTGCGGCTCGACCGGCCCGTCGCGGCCGGGCTGCCCGCCGTCGCCGCCCGGTTCGGCGCCGCCCCCTACCCCGTCGGCTCCAACTCCAGGTACGAGATCGCGCCGCTCTTCTACCGGATGTCCAGCTCCGCGCTGGACGACTCCCCCGAGCTGGCCGACTGGACCGTACGCATCAACCCGATGCGGGCGGGCGCGGACCTCGTCATCGACATCCTGCGCCGCTCGCTCGCCGCCCTGGACGACCCGAAGGACGACTGA
- a CDS encoding phosphotriesterase: MNHPAPHTLRTVTGEIQAASVRGPALAHEHLVLDLDQRGDGAAVLDPRRHTAAVTAELSALREEFGLSLVVELTCRGMGRDVAALAEIARQSRVAVVAATGWYYEPFHTPEIDTADVEQLTEVLVREIQDGIGTTGILPGVLGEIGSHGDVPTAPEAKVLRAGARAARATGLSLATHAQLGRGGLAQLDLLTGEGLPAHRVSIGHQDLLDDPGVHRELAARGAYVAFDTVGKSAYRSDRTRLRLLLALVEAGHADRALLSCDISRHGYLLDEGGQGYGHLFRSFLPELRAAGADDDLIDLLTRRNPLRFLTGASVEEN; encoded by the coding sequence ATGAACCACCCCGCTCCGCACACCCTGCGCACCGTCACCGGCGAGATCCAGGCCGCTTCGGTACGCGGCCCGGCCCTCGCACACGAGCACCTCGTCCTCGATCTGGACCAGCGGGGCGACGGTGCGGCCGTCCTCGACCCCCGGCGCCACACGGCGGCCGTCACCGCCGAGCTGAGCGCGCTGCGGGAGGAGTTCGGGCTCTCCCTCGTCGTCGAGCTGACCTGCCGGGGCATGGGGCGCGATGTCGCCGCCCTCGCGGAGATCGCCCGGCAGTCGCGGGTCGCGGTGGTCGCCGCGACCGGCTGGTACTACGAGCCGTTCCACACCCCGGAGATCGACACCGCCGACGTGGAGCAGCTGACCGAGGTCCTCGTCCGCGAGATCCAGGACGGCATCGGCACGACCGGCATCCTGCCCGGCGTCCTCGGCGAGATCGGCAGCCACGGGGACGTCCCCACGGCTCCCGAGGCCAAGGTGCTGCGGGCCGGCGCACGGGCCGCGCGGGCCACCGGGCTCTCCCTCGCCACCCACGCGCAGCTGGGCCGGGGCGGGCTCGCCCAGCTGGACCTGCTCACCGGTGAGGGGCTGCCCGCCCACCGCGTCAGCATCGGCCACCAGGACCTGCTCGACGACCCGGGCGTCCACCGGGAACTCGCGGCGCGCGGGGCGTACGTCGCCTTCGACACCGTGGGCAAATCGGCCTACCGGAGCGACCGGACCCGGCTGCGGCTGCTGCTCGCCCTGGTGGAGGCCGGGCACGCCGACCGGGCCCTGCTCAGCTGCGACATCTCCCGCCACGGCTACCTGCTGGACGAGGGCGGCCAGGGCTACGGGCACCTGTTCCGGAGCTTCCTGCCCGAGCTGCGCGCGGCGGGCGCCGACGACGATCTGATCGACCTGCTGACCCGCCGCAACCCGCTGCGCTTCCTGACCGGCGCGAGCGTGGAGGAGAACTGA
- a CDS encoding YhfT family protein: MSTTLAAGASLDFTLAQQLTVIALCALTAYISHMALAVFNDGVRPFMLDFIQGRTTRSATTAVSFGLSAGFIFGLGAPMALSTGVLNPWLVFLPTDILGMLAPKKWLAPILGAAWGAVVVFGLNGANNVAHDLPVDFLTAMQQMSTPILFLFSLFPVLAITKQFGRRWGGIAGVLELALVVMTMKLWPNMFAGALAMAVGVLMLIGLAVAKDVRQRRADRAAGVEEIVLEDDPMASLFSASAARLRRYLPLFMVLGAGVCVLAQMHIFGGGEATSFLIAKGQYSEAAQVDFYRVFGFIPLIATTALASGAYGIAGFTLVYPIGYLMPNPFLAALVGALVFAAEVLALSWIGRVLGKLPSVRDSSEHLRSAIGDTLQLAILFGSLMAANAMGGGLGILVVGGLYLLNEAMGRPVVKMAAAPAAVIIGGILLNILYWLDLFTPVKG; the protein is encoded by the coding sequence GTGAGCACCACACTCGCCGCCGGCGCCAGCCTTGACTTCACGCTGGCCCAGCAACTGACCGTGATAGCCCTCTGTGCGCTGACGGCCTACATCTCGCACATGGCCCTGGCCGTCTTCAACGACGGGGTACGCCCCTTCATGCTGGACTTCATCCAGGGGCGCACCACCCGCAGCGCGACGACGGCTGTCTCGTTCGGTCTCTCCGCCGGGTTCATCTTCGGACTGGGCGCGCCGATGGCCCTGTCCACCGGTGTGCTGAACCCGTGGCTGGTCTTCCTGCCCACGGACATCCTCGGGATGCTGGCACCGAAGAAGTGGCTCGCCCCCATCCTCGGTGCCGCCTGGGGCGCGGTCGTCGTGTTCGGCCTGAACGGCGCGAACAACGTCGCCCACGACCTGCCGGTCGACTTCCTGACCGCGATGCAGCAGATGTCGACGCCGATCCTGTTCCTGTTCTCGCTGTTCCCGGTGCTCGCCATCACCAAGCAGTTCGGCCGCCGGTGGGGCGGTATCGCGGGCGTCCTCGAACTGGCCCTCGTCGTCATGACCATGAAGCTGTGGCCGAACATGTTCGCCGGAGCGCTGGCCATGGCCGTCGGCGTGCTGATGCTCATCGGGCTCGCGGTCGCCAAGGACGTCCGGCAGCGCCGGGCGGACCGGGCGGCGGGCGTCGAGGAGATCGTCCTGGAGGACGACCCGATGGCGTCGCTGTTCAGCGCGAGCGCGGCCCGGCTGCGCAGGTACCTGCCGCTGTTCATGGTGCTCGGGGCCGGGGTCTGTGTGCTTGCCCAGATGCACATATTCGGCGGCGGCGAGGCCACCAGCTTCCTCATCGCGAAGGGGCAGTACTCGGAGGCGGCCCAGGTCGACTTCTACCGGGTGTTCGGCTTCATCCCGCTGATCGCGACCACCGCACTCGCCTCCGGGGCGTACGGGATCGCCGGATTCACGCTGGTGTACCCGATCGGCTACCTCATGCCGAACCCGTTCCTGGCCGCTCTCGTCGGTGCGCTCGTGTTCGCGGCCGAGGTGCTGGCCCTCTCCTGGATCGGCCGGGTCCTCGGCAAGCTGCCCAGCGTCCGCGACTCCTCCGAACACCTGCGCAGCGCGATCGGTGACACCCTCCAGCTCGCGATCCTCTTCGGTTCGCTGATGGCCGCGAACGCGATGGGCGGCGGACTGGGCATCCTCGTCGTCGGCGGGCTCTACCTGCTGAACGAGGCGATGGGCCGCCCCGTCGTGAAGATGGCCGCCGCACCCGCGGCCGTGATCATCGGCGGCATCCTGCTCAACATCCTGTACTGGCTCGATCTGTTCACCCCGGTCAAGGGCTGA